The genomic interval TATTCCAGTACTATACAGTTCACGAGCACGACTTCTACTATCCCGTTTTGTTTTACCAACTTTAATTAACCCTGGCATAGATTGATTAATAAGAATATAGACATATCCTGAGTCCAATTATTGTTTCCTTTATACTTAACTATTTAGTGAAAAATTATATATTGAAAACTCTTAAATAAAAAAGTATAGCAAGGGACAAGCTATTTTTAATTTACTCTTTCAAATACTTACGAGACACAACCACACCCTCATACCCCGTCGTTTTTACCGCTTCTAAAAACGTCTTATCTTCAACGCCATCTTTGGCAATGACTACTGCCAATTTTGTCTCTAACGTCACTTTAGAGGACTCAACTCCCTCGACACTTTTGAGTGCTTTTTTAACTGCGGTTGTGCACAAAGGACAGTGCATTTCAGCCACTTTTATGACCACTTCTTCTTTGGCAGAGAGCATCAACGGTAAAAGGAGTATCAACCACTTTTTCATTCTGCATCCTCAATAAAAAGATTTGCCCATTCGGGATAGAGCAATATCACGACAATCAACCCTAAAACAATCATATAAAACCACACATAACGCTTTCTCTTTTGAGGATTACATGTAAAGGTATGATGCGCGTAAGAGCGCCATGAAAGCCACAAAACAAAGAGCGATAAAAGGGAGAGTGGTATGCGAAACGGGGTGAGGACTTCTAAGAAGCTTAAAAATCCAAAAGAGATTCCAAAGAGTAAAAACAGCAGTGGAGGCAGACAGCATGCCGTTGCGGCAAAGGCTGAAAGCAGTGCTGTAAGTAAACTTAGAATCTCTTTTTTCATACGTTAGAGTTTTTCTTGTGAGTTAAAGCTATACGCAAACGCCGCTGGAGCGTAGTAGTCTAAGACTTCATCTTCGACTTCGCCGTATGGGTAACCGAACATATTAAGTGGTTTTTGCGCTGGCATTGGCGTTAAGACAAAATCACGCGCTGTGTTGTAGCCCATCCAGTTCATCTCCCAGTTTCCAAAGAAATACTCACGTACTTCTTTCACAAGTGGATCGTTCAACGTCATTTTTTCGGTCAAGATAACTTTAGCCACATCGGCAGGATCGCAAGGAATCCAACCTGCGCCATCTAGGTAAAATTCCGCTCTACAATGCTCGCCTCCCGTGATTTTTGCCAACCCTTTTTCATCACTGCTTCCACACGCTTTGGAGTAACGAGAACTACCTAAACGAATACCAAAGATCTCACGTGCAGGCACGCCAACACTTCTAAGAAGCGCTACAAAAACAGAACTAATGTCGGTGCATTTTCCACCCATGATGTTTTGCTCAATCGCCTTGCCTGCATCACCCAATCCACAACCGACGACGGCATTGTCGCGGTACATATTTTCAGTGACCCACGCGTAAATTGCTTTGGCTTTATCAAGCGGTGTTGTGCTGTTCGCTGTGATTTTAAGCGCCAACTCTTTGACTTTTCCACTGGTGGGGATGTGTGCCGTTGGTTTGAGATAGTGTGCAACATCTTTGGGATATTTGGTTGAAGCGGTTGCTTTGCTAAGATCAGAATTTCGCTCATACGTCGTAATCGTATAGGTCACTTCGAGGAGTTTTTCGCCACCATTTTTCCACTCAGCATAGAGTGTTCTGGCTTTGTAACTGTTTTTGTCGGTCACATACGCGTTGGTTGCATTGGAGCTAAATTTAAAATCGCTCACCTTTTGGAAGAGAGTTTCTTGTGGAAGAGGAACCCACAGTTTGGTCAAGCCATTTTTGTTTTCATGTTTGAGGTTGTAACTGTTTGTGACGAAAAAAATACGTGTTTTACTCTTTGGCTCACTCGCCTCCAAAATCGAAACCTGAGGAAGAATAACCGAACTTGCACCAAGGGCTAAACACCCTTTCATAAACGCTCTTCTTTGCATAAAAATCCTTACATGTAAAGTGGCACGAAGAGGAGAAAAAACATAAAAGCAGTCAAAAAAGGAGGTTACAATTATGTTTGTCTAAGCCTTAGACGTCGTGCATTAGGGAGATTGTACCGTGAGTTTGCTTAAGAAAGTCTCTAAAAACCCTTATAATATAGGGGCTTTTAGAGCTTTTAATCTCGCTAGGCGATGGTCGTACTTTTAGTGCTTTTTTTACCTTTTTTCTTTGCCGCTTCTGCCGCTGCTTTTGAAGGTTTTGCGGCTATTTTTTGGGTAGCTGATGCCTTTTTAGAGGCTACTTTTGTAGATGTAGTCGCTGCATTTTTGACGTTTTTTTGTGCCGTTGTATTGGCTTTTGCTTTAAACGCTTGATCCGTATGTTTTTTCTTTGTTTGAACCGTATCACTCGTGACACTACTGCTTGCAAACACACTTGAATTCAGCAGTATAAGACCTGCTGAAACCATTAAGAAACGTTTGAACATCTCTTCTCCTTGAAAAATAAAACGCATTGTAGCTTGATTTGATAAATGAAGTTTCTAAAACTTTTCAAGAATATAAAGATATTCGCTTAACGCTTTTTTATTTTCCTGATTGCGATACCCTTTAAAGCGTTGATGGGGCATCTGAAACGACGCGCACGTGCCATAGCGTTCCAACATGCTGGATAACACTGCAAGGTCGATAATTCCCTCATCATTATAGCTAAGAACGATCCATGGAAAATTGGCCTTTTGGATAATATCTTCCAGTGCCAAAAGCGCTGTGCCACTTTTGCAGTACGCCGAACTTTCATATGCCCTCACTCCCGTTTTGCCCTTTGGCGTAAACGCATCGTACCGCGCTATCGTGTTTAAGATGTGGTAATTCGCCCCGTATTGACGACGATTGTACGGAGGATCGAGGTAGAGAATATCGCCTTTAAGCGTGGAGATAAGCACATTGGCATCTTCACAAAAAACCTGATGGTGCGCAGACGTTGACAGCGAGGGAAAAGCATGCAGATGCAGTTTTTCGCACGCCAAAGGCTTGAGATGTTTGAGATACGCACTGTAAATGGAAGCCGTGTTGGCAACCTTGTCAGCGCTGTGCAGCAGTGAGGCTAGGAGGTAAATATAAAGCGGCTCATCACGCTTATACGCTTCAATGCCTTGGCGCACCGCATCGATTTTTTGCGCATTTTCATCGCTAAAATAGTTCCGCCCACTGCCACTTTCCAAGCAGTAGTGCTCATACATCAGCCCTTTGCGTAAAGGGAGTGCATTTAAGGAGGTGATGATGGCATCCATGGCGGATAATGTAGGGGTTTTTAGCATGGCGCGGTTGAGCACATAGCTGTAAAATTCAAGGTCATTGCTGAGGAGGATGCACCCTTTTTGGGCAAAATAGCTCCCGACCGAACCACTTCCAGCAAAAAGATCGCAAAAAATTTTCGGCGGAACGTTTTCTTTCAAAAGAGACGACGTGTGTGCATCGATAAAAGAGAGAAGTTTTACTTTCGAGCCGATGTAGTTCACCTGCATTCCCCAAAATTTTCAATATAATATCAAAACAAGAACACTTTTTGCTTAAGCATTAGATACGAATTTTAAAAGGACGAGACATGCATTTTTTAGTTGTTGACGATAGCTCAACAATGCGCAGAATTCTGTGCAACACCATCAACAGTATAGGCTACACAACCACGGCAGCCGAAGACGGGTTAGATGCACTTGAAAAGATCAAAGAACAAAAGTTTGACGTGATTATGACGGACTGGAATATGCCACGAATGGACGGACTGCATTTGGTAAGAGCGCTTCGCGCGATGGAAGCGTATAAAAAAACACCCATTATTATGGTCACAACCGAGGGTGGCAAACAAGAGGTGATTACGGCGATTAAAGAGGGGGTCACCAACTACATCGTCAAGCCTTTTACCGCGTTTCTTTTACGAGAAAAACTCAAAGAGATCGTTAGCTAACATTCGTTCTCTTTTGCCCCTAAAAGCAAAAGAGAACTCTCACTATCAATCTTTACATGTAAGATAGTTTCGCCATCCACCAAGCTCACTGATCTCCTTCGCACCTTTCAGCGCATCACCTTCACACAAAAAGCCATACACCAAACTTCCATCTTCTAACACAACCGTTCCAATGCACAGAGGTGAAGCAATCTGCACCATAAACGCTCCAAAATTCTCCAACGGCATCTGCCACACTTCAAGCTCCAACGCATAAGGACTCGAAGCGTCTTTGAGCATCCCTGGGCGTGGAGGATTTTTTTCAGGAACATTAAACAGACGATACCCCACAGCAGTTTTGCACGCTTTGAGAAACGTCGCCTCTAAGTTGACGAGCTGATGATTCAGCGGTAAGCCTTGCATGTGCGCTCCGCAGACGCCAATTTCGATCATTTTTGACATGCTAACTCCTTTATGTAAATTTCTCCCATCGCAAGGAGTTTTTCATCTTCAAACGCATCGGCAAAGATCGTTATGCCAAAGGGAAGCCCATTGTTGCGCGTCCCTGCTGGCAGTGCAAGGGCGGAAAGATCAAGTAGGTTCATAAAATTGGTGTAGTAGCCAAGATTGGTATTGAGTTCAATCGGATTGGCTTCCACTTCGGCAATCGTATAAATTGTCCCCGTAGTCGGTGTCAGCATAAAATCTACCCATTTTAAACACTGTTCGGCTTCTCGCCTGTACGCTTTTAAGGCATACTCCGCTTCAAAGTAGTCACTCGCACTTTTATGTTTACCTTGCGCGATGATGGTGCGTGTCACATCTAAGAAACTCTCAGGTGATTTTTGAAGAAGCGCCTTCGTTGCCACGTAACGCTCTGCCACCCAAGGGCCACTGTAAAGAAGATTGGCAGCGTTTAAAAAAGGGGTAAAATCAATCTCTTCAACAACCGCACCCAAGGCAACAAACCGTGCTACCGCCGCTTCAAAAAGCGTTTGCGCCTCAGCATCGCCAAAAAATTGAAGATCGCTTTTTCGTGGAATCCCAATTCTAAGAGGCTTTTCTAACGTTTTGGTCTGTGTCGGCATCGTTCTTGCATACACATCTTCACTATCGTAAGACGCCATAATGGCAAAGAGCGTTTGCGCATCCGCACACGTTTGGGTAAAGAGCGACACACAGTCCAAACTACGGCACGCAGGCACAACACCAGAGGTGCTAAAAACCCCTTTGGTGGGTTTGACACCGATGAGATTATTAAACGCCGCCGGAACTCTGCCAGAACCTGCTGTATCCGTTCCGAGGGAAAACGTAACAAGCTCCAAAGCAACACTCACCGCACTTCCTGCACTCGAACCTCCCGAAATGTACTCAGGATGGATGCTATTTTGGCAGATGCCATAAGGGGAACGCGTTCCCACAAGACCTGTAGCAAATTGATCGAGATTGGTCTTGCCCATGGGAATTGCTCCTGCTTCGATTAAGCGCTCCACCACATACGCTGAACGCTCTGGCAGATAGCGAAAATCAGGGCACGCCGCCGTGGTGGGAACGCCTGCAAGATCGATGTTATCTTTAATCGCAAAAGGAATGCCATAAAGCGGTAACTCCTCGATTTTAGCCCCTTCAAGCCGTTTCAAATAAGGCTCTAGCTCCGCATCATTGAGTGTGTAAATCCAAATGGGATTGTTTACATGTAAAGCCATTTTAGCTTTAAGCTCTGCCACAAGAGCACGAGGGGTGAGTGTTCCCTTTTGGTACGCTTGGCGTAAGGTTTGAATGTTCATCGTTACTCCTTTATCGTAATGGCAAATAGCAGTTTGCCTGCATAAATATTCTCACCTTCATGGCAGAGCACTTTTGAAATCACACCACTTTCAGGTGCTTCGATGCAGACTTCCATCTTCATCGACTCCGCGATGGCAAGCACATCGCCCTCTTTCACGGTATCGCCCTCGTTGACCAGCACTTTCCAAAGATTGCCCTGAACGGGCGCATCGACTGCTTCGGCACCTTCAATATCCACGCGCTCCTCTTCATCGCTCTCTTCACTGTTGGAGCTAGAGTTAAAATTCGCCAACCCCGTGCGCTCCCACATCAAACGCTCCTCTTCAAAAGCGCTTCGTTGCGTGGTGGTGAAACGATCAATACTCTCTTGATTTTCGGCTAAAAACTCCTTGTAGGCTTTGAGACTAAACGTCGTCTCTTCAACCTTGAGTTTGAGTTTGCCTTTGGGGAAATCTTCGCGCATCTGCGTGAGTTCTTCATGGCTCACTTCGTAAAAGCGAATCTGGTCGAAAAAGCGCAACAACCACGGTTTTCCCTCACAAAAATCCTCGCTTTGGCGGTATTTATTCCACATCTGTACCGTTCGCCCCACGAATTGATAGCCCCCCGGCCCTTCCATGCCATACACACACATATACGCCCCACCGATGCCGACGGCATTTTCAGGCGTCCATGTCCGCGCCGGGTTGTATTTGGTCGTAACTAAGCGGTGCCTTGGATCAAGCGGTGTCGCTACAGGAGCGCCCAAATAAACGTCACCCAGTCCCATCACAAGGTAGCTTGCATCAAAGACGATTTTTTTCACCGCTTCGATGGACTCAAGACCATTGATACGACGGATAAACTCGATATTGCTCGGACACCACGGCGCGTCGGGTCGGACGATTTTCATGTATTTTTCGATTGCCACCCGAGTCTGTTCATCGTCCCACGAAAGCGGTAAATGCACGATGCGCGCAGGCACCTCAATGTCATCAATCAAAGGCAATGTCAGCTCAATCCTTTTGATCTGCTCCATCAACACCTCACGCTTACAGACGCGAGGATCAAAATGCAGCTGCAACGAACGAATCCCCGGTGTTACATCGATCATCCCTGCAATCGCCGCCTTTTTAATCGCTTCCATAAGCACATGTACCCGAAAACGAAGCGCGATGTCCAGTTGCATGATGCCGTATTCGATGAGAAGATAGCTATCGCCTGATTGGCGAAACGTGATGCTTGGAAGATCATTTTTGCCCTCATCGTGGTACAAAATCGCTTCACCTAACACCTCTTTGGTTTCTAAATAATGACGCTCATCAAAAGGCTCTAATGAAGCGATAGCGCTCTCTTGTGCTTCAAGCATTTGCATCGCACGTTCATGACTCAGTGGCACAAAACGAACCCGATCACCCGCTTTAAGTTGCCCTACTTTCCACAACTCACTGCTCACAATCGTAACAGGGCAGACAAACCCGCCAAGACTCGGGCCATCGGGGCCTAGGATGACGGGCATATCGCCCGTAAAGTCAATCGCACCGATGGCATACGCGTTGTCGTGAATGTTGGAAGGATGCAATCCTGCCTCACCGCCATCCGTGCGCGCCCACTCAGGCTTAGGGCCAATGAGTCGCACGCCCGTTCGATTGGAGTTGTAGTGCACTTCCCACGACGCTTCCATAAACGTCTTGATGTCCTCTGGCGTAAAAAATTCAGGCGCACCATGAGGGCCATAGAGTACACCAATGTGCCACTCATGGCTTGGAAATGCTTTAGGAGTAAATGCTTTGGAAGGCACGGTGTTGTCGCACATTTGGCTTACATGTAAAACATCGCCACTGATCAGCATACGCCCTGCATGTCCTCCAAACTTCCCCAATGTAAAGGTTGAACGACTCCCCAAATACTCTGGCACATCAAGCCCTCCACGCACCGCCAAGTAGGTGCGAAAACCCTCGTGATGCACTTTTTTGAGTTTTAAGATGCTGCCTGCTGGAATCGTAACAGCTTCATTCATCGCAACTTTTTTACCATCTAAAAATGCTTCGATGCTCGCACCACACAGCGCAATCACACTCTCTTGATTAAATTTCAGCGTTGGCCCTGTAATGGCGATTTCCAACCCTGAAGCACGGCTATCATTTCCGACCAACGCATTGGCGTAGCGAAAACTGAGGCTATCAAACGGCCCACTCGGAGGCACGCCCACATCCCAATACCCAACACGTCCAGGGTAATCTTGAATGCTCGTCTGCGTTCCAGGTCGAAGCACATCGATACTTTGGGGCACAAAGGAGAAACGGGAGAGTGATTTGGTCGTATGCGTCGCATTTTTGAAAAAATCGCTTTTGACAATCGCGCCCAAATAGCGCAGATTGGTCTCGATGCCATCAATGCGTGTCTTCTCAATCGCCTCGTCCATCTTGATGAGCGCTTCTTCTCTTGAGTCTGCTTTGACAATCAATTTAGCGATCATCGGATCATAAAACGAAGAGACATGAAGCCCGGTTTCGATAAAACTATCCACACGAATGTTGGGTGCAAAACGGACATGATGCAACACGCCAGAGCTGGGTTGAAAGTTTTTAAGCGGATCTTCGGCATACACACGCACTTGCATCGCATGCCCTTTTGGAGAATGTTTGTAGTCGTAAAGTGCTTCATGACTCCCATACGCTTGGCGAATCATCCACTCCACCAAATCCACGCCACTGACCTCTTCGGTCACGCCATGCTCTACTTGCAAACGGGTATTCACCTCTAAGAAATAAAACGCATCGCTCATCGTGTCATAGACAAACTCCACCGTTCCTGCGGAGAGATAGTTCACACATGAAGCGAGTTTTTTGGAAGCCTCAAACAGTGCTTCTCGTGTGCTGTCACTCAAATGCGCTGCGGGCGTCTCTTCGATCACTTTTTGGTTACGGCGCTGAATGGAGCAGTCACGCTCGCCAAGTGTCGCCACATACCCTTTACCATCGCCAAAAATCTGCACTTCAATGTGACGCGCATGTTCAACGTATTTTTCTAAAAAGAGTCCACTGTTGGAGAAGTTGTTTTCGCTCAAACGTTTCACCGAAGCGTACGCTCCCTCAAGAGAGTGCGCATCATAGCAGAGTTGCATCCCGATGCCGCCACCTCCTGCCGTACTTTTCAGCATCACAGGATACCCGATGCTCTGCACTTTTTCCAACGCCTCTTCCAAACTTGCCAATAATCCCGAGCCGGGAAGCAGAGGCACGTGGTTAACTTCTGCCAAAGCGCGCGCCGTGTGTTTGAGACCAAAAGCCTCGATATGCTCAGCCCTAGGCCCTATAAACACAATGCCTTTGGTCTCACACGCCCTCGCGAACGCGGCATTTTCGCTTAAAAATCCATATCCTGGATGGATCGCTTCGGCTTTACATGTAAACGCGATTTCCAAAATTTTCGCTGCATCCAAATAGCTCTCACTCGCCACACCTTCGCCTATCCAATACGCCTCATCGGCAAGGCTTACATGTAAAGAATCTCTATCTGCTGTTGTGTAAAGTGCCACAGAGCGGATGCCCATTTTTGTGAGGGTTTTGATGATGCGACATGCGATTTCGCCACGATTGGCGATCAAAATTTTCATAAACATAAGGCTTCCTTCATCCGAATAATCTGTGGGCCGTCCCACATGCGATACTCTTTAAAGTCGTCTCTAAAGAGGCAAAATACGCTAATTATCCCAGATAAGAATCTGAATCGGTGTGGGGTTAAACCCATTGCACGGATTGTTGAGTTGCGGACAGTTTGAGATGAGTACCAGTGTGTCCATATGCGCTTTCATCTGCACAAAATCGCCCTCATGCGAGATGCCATCCACGATCGCCAAATGCCCATCTTCTTCCACCGGAACGTTCATAAAAAAGTTGATGTTGTTGGTCAAATCCCTTGGGCTCATTTCCAACTCACCGACCGCGTAGAGATAGTTGTCACGGCAACTGTGCATGTACTTTTTATCGTGCCCAAAACGAACGGTGTTACTCTCAGCGCTGCAGTGACCGCCAAGGGTGTCGTGATTGCCGCAGGTATCGTGTGTCACTTCAAGCATGACGTTATCATCACTCGAAAGTAGTTTCGTTCCCGTTGTAATGAATATACTGCCTTGTTCGCGAATCGTATCGCTCGCACTGTAACGCTCTTCGTGGTTGTCGGCGTTGTAAAAAAGGGTATCGACCGCTTGGCATCCTTTTAAATCCACGATGCGAATACTTTGCCCTTTTTTGACCACATGGTACCACGGTACACCCGCACTGACACGCTCATTGTAAATTGCTGTTGTCTCTTCCATCTTCTTCTCCTTAGGCAAAATAACGCGCGTTGTTTTCAAAACCGCGCTTGGCTTCTTCGCTAAACGCGACATCCTCATTCGCTGAACGCTCAAAAATTGTGACCTCAACATCGCTTGGGTTATACTCCCCTTTTTCCATCACATGCGGTGTATTGGAAAGTATGAGAAGAATGTTCATCTCCGCTCGAAGCTCGATAAAATCGCCTTTTTTGGGTCGTTTCTCACTCAAAAGCAGTTTGCTTCCTTCCGCCACATCGACTTTACGAAAAAGATTGAGGCACTGCACGATGTCACGTTTTCCCATGCCGTATTTGCCAAGTTCCACCAAAAAGTTTTCACGATCACTTTTAAAGTAACGGTTGCGAATCTGCTCGTAACTGCCACTACCAAAGTTTTGCTCGACGATGCGAGGATTGCTCATACCTGCAAGCGTATCGATGAGCCCATCTGTGGTATCTTCCGTAATGGAAAACAGAATATGCCCCAGCTCGGAGAAGAGCACTTTACCTTTGCCTAAAAAGGCGTTCCATTGAATTTTGACCGTATCGGCGGAGTTGTAACGCTCTGCGGTGTTGTCGGCATTGTAAAACAGAGCGCTTAGGCTTGCTTTACTGTCCAGTGCGCTCAGGCGAATGGTTTGCCCTCGTTTGATGAGCTTTGAGTATTTACCGCCACCTGTTATCACTTCATTCAGTACCATCGTTTCGTGTATCATTCTTCATCCTTTACTTTCTCACGTATTAACGGAATATCATACGTGATCTTTGCCCCAAACGCATTGGGCGCTTGTGGGTCATTGCGAACTTTATCAAACACCAATAATCTGGTGCCGAGGTAAAATCCCTCGTGCAAATCATGTGTCACCATCACAACGGTGAGGTTGTTTTTCTTCCACAAATCTAAAATAAGCGCGTGCATATCGGCACGAATGCCTGGATCGAGCGCGCCAAAAGGCTCATCTAAAAGCAGTAGTTTTGGTTTTTTCACCAACGACTGCGCGATGGAGAGACGTTGTTGCATCCCTCCCGATAACGCTGAGGGGTAATGGTGCAACACATCGCCCAAGCCCACAGCTTCAAGCATAGCAATGGCTTCTTCCTTGGCTCGTTTTTGAGCGCTTCCAAACAATTTGCCTAAAAAGCGCGATTCGCCGAGTTCTATGCCCAGCATCACATTGTCCAACACCGTGAGGTGTGAAAAAAGCGAATAGCGTTGAAACACGATGCCTCTCTCAACGCTTGGCTCTTTGGGAAAGGGTTTGCCTTCAAATAAAAAGACCCCTTTGCTTGGGCTCTCTTCGCCCAGTAACATGCGCAAAAAGGTACTTTTGCCACAACCAGAAGGTCCTACCAACGTGCAAAATTCACCCGCTTCGATGCTGAGGGAAAGGTTTTCAAGCACCACATTAGCACCGTAAGTTTTCCAGAGGTGTTTAATCTCAATCAAACTCATGCTCTCTCCTTTGTTTCATACCACGGAAAGAGTTTACATGTAAACTTTTTGAGCAAGAAATCTGCCAAAAAAGCAAGCAAGGTTATCCAAACCACATAAGGCAAAATAAGATCCATCGCCAAATAACGGCGTACCAAAAAGATGCGATACCCCAACCCTTCGGTTGCGGCAATCGCTTCGGCGGAGATGAGAAAAATCCACGCAGTTCCCAGTGTCAATCGCACAGAGTCAAGAAGCCTTGGTAACATCTGAGGCAATATGATGCGAATCACCAACGTCCACGTACTCGCTCCCAATGTTTGGGCTTTGATGAGCTGTTCGCGTGAAAACTCCTCAACTCTCTGTTGCAAATCACGCACGATCAAGGGCGTAACACCAATGACAATGAGCGCCACTTTTGCCACTTCGCCCATACCAAAGACGATAAAGAGTATGGGCAAAATAGCGATGGGTGGCACCATCGAAAAGGCGGCAACAAACGGTGAAAGCCCTGAGCGAACCAAGGGAATCAAGCCAAGCGGTATGCCAAGCGCAAGCCCTAAAAGCGCACTGATAAGCACACCAAGCCCCAAACGACTCAGCGAGGCGAGCGTATCTTGGATAAAGAGTATCTCTCCTGAGCGTTTACTAGGAGTGAGTGCCGATTTTTCCATCGTTTGAACGATCTGCGTAAACGATGGTAAAAGTTTATCATCAGGATTTTCCGCTAGCCTCGCATGAGAGGCAAACAGGTACACAATCCCGATCAGTATAAAAGGAAGCACTCCCATCCAAAGCGCATTCGCTCGTGAGGGTCGGTGGTTTATCAATCGCTTCATAGTATCCTCTTTGTTTTACAATGTACCGTCACTTGCCATTTTCATGTACGTATCGATAAAGCGTAATTTGACATTGCTTTGATTGCCGTAGGTTTTGCCGTTTGGAAACTGCATACCTACATAGGCTGCATTTTTAGCGCTATCGCCTAAGATGCCATGATCAAATGAAAATTGACTCACTTTTTGCATTGTTTTTGGAAGTGCGTCACTGGTGGTAAATTTCACCGCTTCGCTTGCATCGTGGAAAAGCATCGTTGTTTTGAGTTGTGCGTTAAACCCTGCGAGGTCTGTTCCAGAAGCTGTTGCCATTGCTTTAAGTGCGCTTTCGTCGCCTTTTTTCATCAATGCCATTACTTCATACCACGCCCCTGTGAGCGCTTTTGCTAGTTTAGGGTTCTCTTCAATCGTTTTGGTGTTCATGACCAACATATCGATGATTTCACCGGGGATTTTGCTAGAGTCAAAGACCAACGAGGCATTTTTCATCCCTGCAATTTCGCTGAGTTGTGGGTTCCATGTGACAAGAGACGTCACGTCTTTAGAACTAAAAGCAGCGACAATGTCTGCATCAGACGTGTTAATGACTTTGATGTCTTTTTCTTTAAGCCCTACACTTTCAAGTCCACGCGCCAAAAGGTAGTGAGAGACGGAGAGTTCGACAAGGTTGACACTTTGTCCTTTGATGTCGGAGAGTTTTTTCTTATTTTTGAGGATGATGCCATCATTTCCGTTGGAAAAGTCACCCACGATGAGTGCGGTTGAGTCCACACCACCTGCTGCGGGAATGGTAAGCGCGTCCATGTTGGTCATCACACAGCCATCAAATTTACCTGCGGTGTATTGGTTGATGGACTCAACATAGTCATTGACTTGAACCATCTCGATTTGGATGCCGTATTTTTTGGCCCATTTGTCGATGATACCTGTTTGCTGCGCATAATCCCAAGGCATCCAGCCGACATAAATCGTCCATGCCACTTGAAACTTCTCTTTGGTATCCGCCAATAAAGAGGTCGCCATGACAGTAGAAGCCAGCGTAGTGGCAACAAAAAGCTTGAGGGTTGAGTGTAAAAAAGACTTCATGGAAGACTCCT from Sulfurospirillum multivorans DSM 12446 carries:
- a CDS encoding heavy-metal-associated domain-containing protein, whose translation is MKKWLILLLPLMLSAKEEVVIKVAEMHCPLCTTAVKKALKSVEGVESSKVTLETKLAVVIAKDGVEDKTFLEAVKTTGYEGVVVSRKYLKE
- a CDS encoding mercuric transporter MerT family protein — encoded protein: MKKEILSLLTALLSAFAATACCLPPLLFLLFGISFGFLSFLEVLTPFRIPLSLLSLFVLWLSWRSYAHHTFTCNPQKRKRYVWFYMIVLGLIVVILLYPEWANLFIEDAE
- a CDS encoding transglutaminase-like domain-containing protein, whose product is MQRRAFMKGCLALGASSVILPQVSILEASEPKSKTRIFFVTNSYNLKHENKNGLTKLWVPLPQETLFQKVSDFKFSSNATNAYVTDKNSYKARTLYAEWKNGGEKLLEVTYTITTYERNSDLSKATASTKYPKDVAHYLKPTAHIPTSGKVKELALKITANSTTPLDKAKAIYAWVTENMYRDNAVVGCGLGDAGKAIEQNIMGGKCTDISSVFVALLRSVGVPAREIFGIRLGSSRYSKACGSSDEKGLAKITGGEHCRAEFYLDGAGWIPCDPADVAKVILTEKMTLNDPLVKEVREYFFGNWEMNWMGYNTARDFVLTPMPAQKPLNMFGYPYGEVEDEVLDYYAPAAFAYSFNSQEKL
- a CDS encoding DNA adenine methylase gives rise to the protein MNYIGSKVKLLSFIDAHTSSLLKENVPPKIFCDLFAGSGSVGSYFAQKGCILLSNDLEFYSYVLNRAMLKTPTLSAMDAIITSLNALPLRKGLMYEHYCLESGSGRNYFSDENAQKIDAVRQGIEAYKRDEPLYIYLLASLLHSADKVANTASIYSAYLKHLKPLACEKLHLHAFPSLSTSAHHQVFCEDANVLISTLKGDILYLDPPYNRRQYGANYHILNTIARYDAFTPKGKTGVRAYESSAYCKSGTALLALEDIIQKANFPWIVLSYNDEGIIDLAVLSSMLERYGTCASFQMPHQRFKGYRNQENKKALSEYLYILEKF
- a CDS encoding response regulator; the encoded protein is MHFLVVDDSSTMRRILCNTINSIGYTTTAAEDGLDALEKIKEQKFDVIMTDWNMPRMDGLHLVRALRAMEAYKKTPIIMVTTEGGKQEVITAIKEGVTNYIVKPFTAFLLREKLKEIVS
- a CDS encoding allophanate hydrolase-related protein; this translates as MSKMIEIGVCGAHMQGLPLNHQLVNLEATFLKACKTAVGYRLFNVPEKNPPRPGMLKDASSPYALELEVWQMPLENFGAFMVQIASPLCIGTVVLEDGSLVYGFLCEGDALKGAKEISELGGWRNYLTCKD
- the atzF gene encoding allophanate hydrolase, translating into MNIQTLRQAYQKGTLTPRALVAELKAKMALHVNNPIWIYTLNDAELEPYLKRLEGAKIEELPLYGIPFAIKDNIDLAGVPTTAACPDFRYLPERSAYVVERLIEAGAIPMGKTNLDQFATGLVGTRSPYGICQNSIHPEYISGGSSAGSAVSVALELVTFSLGTDTAGSGRVPAAFNNLIGVKPTKGVFSTSGVVPACRSLDCVSLFTQTCADAQTLFAIMASYDSEDVYARTMPTQTKTLEKPLRIGIPRKSDLQFFGDAEAQTLFEAAVARFVALGAVVEEIDFTPFLNAANLLYSGPWVAERYVATKALLQKSPESFLDVTRTIIAQGKHKSASDYFEAEYALKAYRREAEQCLKWVDFMLTPTTGTIYTIAEVEANPIELNTNLGYYTNFMNLLDLSALALPAGTRNNGLPFGITIFADAFEDEKLLAMGEIYIKELACQK